One Methylosarcina fibrata AML-C10 DNA segment encodes these proteins:
- the mobH gene encoding MobH family relaxase — MGKINTGFINRLGNRLLGQRLALSTVQSPAPEEEIPRYPPFMKGLPAAPVERILSSQVELIKAIEHALSLPDDLYQTIAAPVIACYAAFSHLLPASESHHHRGAGGLFRHGLEVAHWATQAAQGCLFATHATPRERKAQELRWRLAVCFAGLLHDIGKPVSDIAVVDREGKQLWNPCEENLTDWASQHGIDRYFLRWRENRHKRHEQFSALVIERVLTRASRTYLLAPGPDIMQAMLEAIHGLDRGAKLYELVMAADRKSVERDLKAHYHTVDSAMGMPVEKYLFDAMRRLIKSGHWLANEKGARIWRFKEGIHIVWRTGAQDIVDLLAKDKVPGIPRDEDTLADILIERGLAIPKTLPDGRHYRYWRMQPPGLDVVLYMLRLASTELIYSNEPPVAIEGIEVEEDLQSAVKAESEQAKPGGTEEAQPSAPMATSLGADGSMATSAMGINQEQNDTLASNPGIATAPDQRVLPEYQDQLNKDEMSDTPLNPTARVESINADTAISKPALQPIEKAGISKKIKRPNISLTPEASNVGTVTPLFKVDSVDAARNWLHAHGLAGEWLIQLADEINSGNLQWSVALLEAQGKWLLPFPDTAQKLHVEQNLFIKTLEEKGWLVTDVLSPMRKVQVINQVRGVLLAEEPSGILKQLIQVPGSPAVATEQAPKIAERTPVKDKKIKPLPIKPEKSGEQLDLNKASIADNPVPAEIRPSRVLPVKPAQTKPETYSQSKPQSATEPFITQKPSKQKSAVDTVSTQSSATKGAHSTPSGSQAVMALIDQLRQSRPVSNASPADKDWCIVEESDIVQCLQQHPGLKRSTLLREMASHPDFRNDDGGFKVRVGP, encoded by the coding sequence ATGGGAAAAATTAACACTGGCTTCATCAACCGCTTGGGGAACCGTCTGTTGGGCCAACGTCTGGCGTTATCAACCGTTCAGTCGCCAGCGCCCGAAGAGGAGATTCCGCGTTATCCGCCGTTCATGAAAGGGCTGCCGGCGGCGCCGGTCGAGCGCATCCTGTCAAGCCAGGTCGAGCTGATCAAAGCGATCGAACATGCGCTGTCCTTGCCGGACGATCTGTATCAGACCATTGCGGCTCCCGTCATTGCGTGTTATGCAGCCTTCAGCCATCTGTTGCCGGCTTCAGAGTCGCACCATCATCGCGGCGCCGGCGGTCTGTTCCGGCATGGCTTGGAAGTGGCGCATTGGGCAACACAGGCCGCGCAAGGCTGTTTGTTTGCGACCCATGCCACGCCGCGTGAACGCAAAGCGCAAGAGCTGCGTTGGCGCCTGGCGGTGTGTTTTGCGGGTTTGCTGCATGACATCGGTAAACCGGTTTCCGATATCGCGGTCGTTGACAGAGAGGGTAAGCAACTCTGGAATCCCTGTGAAGAAAATCTCACCGACTGGGCATCTCAACATGGCATCGACCGTTATTTTTTGCGCTGGCGGGAAAACCGCCACAAGCGCCATGAACAGTTCTCCGCCCTGGTGATCGAGCGGGTACTCACCCGGGCTTCGAGGACTTATCTGTTGGCGCCAGGCCCCGACATCATGCAGGCGATGCTGGAAGCCATCCACGGCCTGGACCGCGGTGCGAAATTATATGAACTGGTCATGGCGGCGGATCGGAAGAGCGTCGAGCGGGACTTGAAAGCGCATTATCATACCGTCGATTCGGCGATGGGAATGCCGGTTGAAAAATACCTGTTCGATGCCATGCGGCGCTTGATCAAGTCGGGGCACTGGCTCGCCAATGAAAAGGGAGCGCGCATCTGGCGGTTCAAGGAAGGCATTCATATTGTCTGGCGGACCGGCGCTCAGGATATCGTTGACCTGCTCGCCAAGGACAAAGTCCCCGGCATTCCGCGCGATGAAGATACCTTGGCCGATATTTTGATCGAGCGCGGCCTGGCAATTCCGAAGACCTTGCCTGATGGCCGGCATTATCGTTATTGGCGCATGCAGCCTCCGGGATTGGATGTGGTCTTGTACATGCTGCGTCTGGCTTCAACGGAATTGATTTATAGCAATGAGCCGCCGGTTGCCATCGAAGGGATCGAAGTCGAGGAAGACCTCCAGTCAGCCGTTAAAGCCGAGTCGGAACAAGCCAAACCAGGAGGGACAGAAGAGGCTCAACCGAGTGCACCGATGGCAACATCTTTGGGAGCTGATGGCTCGATGGCCACGTCGGCCATGGGAATCAATCAAGAGCAGAATGACACGCTTGCCAGCAACCCGGGAATTGCGACGGCGCCTGATCAGCGGGTCCTTCCGGAATACCAAGATCAGTTGAATAAGGATGAAATGAGTGACACGCCGTTAAACCCGACTGCCAGAGTGGAATCGATAAACGCTGATACAGCTATTTCTAAACCAGCCTTACAGCCCATAGAAAAGGCCGGGATATCGAAAAAAATTAAACGTCCAAACATCTCACTCACTCCCGAGGCAAGCAACGTAGGAACAGTCACCCCTCTGTTTAAAGTCGACAGTGTCGATGCAGCTAGAAATTGGCTACATGCCCACGGTTTGGCTGGAGAATGGCTCATTCAACTGGCTGACGAAATAAACTCGGGAAATTTACAGTGGAGCGTCGCTCTGTTGGAGGCTCAGGGAAAATGGTTATTGCCGTTTCCGGACACGGCGCAAAAACTCCATGTCGAGCAAAACCTTTTTATCAAGACCCTGGAAGAGAAAGGTTGGCTGGTGACCGATGTTCTTTCTCCCATGCGTAAGGTACAGGTGATCAATCAGGTTCGGGGGGTGCTGTTGGCCGAGGAACCCAGCGGCATTCTGAAACAGCTCATTCAGGTACCCGGCTCGCCAGCCGTTGCAACGGAACAAGCCCCGAAAATTGCTGAACGAACACCTGTTAAGGACAAAAAGATAAAACCTTTGCCGATCAAGCCTGAAAAGTCAGGGGAGCAGCTTGACCTCAACAAAGCCTCGATTGCTGATAATCCGGTGCCTGCAGAAATCCGGCCGTCCAGAGTGCTTCCCGTAAAACCGGCGCAAACCAAACCCGAGACATATTCCCAATCCAAACCGCAATCTGCGACTGAGCCATTCATTACCCAAAAGCCATCGAAGCAAAAGTCCGCTGTCGATACCGTTTCGACCCAGTCTTCCGCGACGAAGGGGGCTCACAGCACGCCATCGGGTAGTCAAGCAGTCATG